DNA from Ignavibacteriales bacterium:
ACAGATGAAATAATAATGCAGTATATAGAAAATCAAGAATTGGAACGAGAGGATGGAGATTTTAAGATTTCAGAATAAACCTTTAGTCGTCCTTTAGACGAAAACGAAGCTACCGCCTTCGTAGGCGGTAGTAATTCACTTTTATCAATTGAAGACGGATAATTTTATCCAAACTAAAAAGATGATATTGTTGAGGTAGAAATTTATCGGCTGCCAAGGTAATATCATAAAGAAAATTAAAATGAAAAACACAACTACAGAGTGTACTTATGAAAAGAATATTATTATTGATCACTTTATTTAACTGTTATAGTATTACAAACGCACAATGGTTTTGGCAAAATCCATTACCACAAGGTAATTCACTAAACAGTGTAAAATTTATTACATCAACAGTTGGCTGGGTTTTACAATTAAGCGGAACATACAATGTATTAGCTGGTGTATCCTTTACCGACGCAAATAACGGGACGGTAGTTGGTCAATACGGTATAATTCTAAGAACAACAAACGGTGGAACAACCTGGCTTTTGCAACCAAGCGGAACCGCAAACGATTTGAATGGTGTCTCATTTACTGATGTAAATAACGGGACGGCTGTCGGTGATGGCGGTACAATACTCAGAACAACAAATGGTGGAATAACCTGGACTTCACAATTAAGTGATAAAATATATTTATTAAATGGTGTCTTCTTTACCGATGCAAATAATGGGACGGCAGTTGGTTGCCTACAAATCCTTAGAACTACGGACGGCGGAACAACCCTGGGCTGAACAATCAAGTGGAACATCTGACTATTTGACTAGTGTCTCCTTTACCGATGCCAACAATGGGACGGTTGTTGGTTTGGGCGGCATAATCCTCAGAACCACAGATGGAGGAGTAATCTGGAATTTACAATCAAAAAATCCCGGCTTATTTGATGTTTCCTTTACCGATTCAAATAAGGGAACCGCTGTTGGTATGAATGGTACAATTCTCAGAACCACAAACGGTGGTGTTACTTTTATTGGAGATGAAAATGGCAAAGCTAAACC
Protein-coding regions in this window:
- a CDS encoding T9SS type A sorting domain-containing protein, coding for MQIMGRQLVAYKSLELRTAEQPWAEQSSGTSDYLTSVSFTDANNGTVVGLGGIILRTTDGGVIWNLQSKNPGLFDVSFTDSNKGTAVGMNGTILRTTNGGVTFIGDENGKAKPQEYILAQNYPNPFNPTTRIKFSIPQIGLVTIKVYNLLGNLVTTLVNQDKPAGNYEVEFNGAGLSSGVYFYTLQSGSFREIKKFILIK
- a CDS encoding YCF48-related protein — translated: MKRILLLITLFNCYSITNAQWFWQNPLPQGNSLNSVKFITSTVGWVLQLSGTYNVLAGVSFTDANNGTVVGQYGIILRTTNGGTTWLLQPSGTANDLNGVSFTDVNNGTAVGDGGTILRTTNGGITWTSQLSDKIYLLNGVFFTDANNGTAVGCLQILRTTDGGTTLG